One region of Oryza sativa Japonica Group chromosome 10, ASM3414082v1 genomic DNA includes:
- the LOC4349441 gene encoding VAN3-binding protein isoform X1, with the protein MEHLKKGVEFGVASLQRCHSLSCQMAESTQIDERKTGNRCSKEKSRRPKCCHPAEMPVIPEQAMEFLSRTWSPSSSDLFQILSPSSLGTSPVNRQEDEVIGDEDVEVHGDTVRFDGGRSQVFNQTWGILASGKSSSGQHKHKNQPTWVRAYVAQGDVTTLRLNMGHMRAILRGYLMDSIPIAGSRRKRRDELRLHTAQAHAAVSVAQLAAAIAGVVSACELRSSSGGAGADRKLSTVLASAAALVATVCAEFAESAGADRSRVTSAVKAGLDSRSPAELLTLTATAATCLRGAAVLKLRADVSRGISSSTSNSMMMMSTNTASIQKGTILRVCLPCGRLRLRTVAVFPECGTVALRLGKKRLHGAFTTYQHYEVLAVSGGGEAVVDCRKFFPVALSTAAGTVQLLLDNQMHCKVWKASIESMLSGRKLKHTKC; encoded by the exons ATGGAGCATCTCAAGAAAGGAGTGGAGTTTGGGGTGGCCTCCCTGCAGAGATGCCATTCTCTGTCGTGTCAAATg GCAGAGAGCACGCAGATCGACGAGCGGAAGACGGGGAACCGATGTAGCAAGGAGAAATCACGGCGTCCGAAATGCTGCCATCCTGCAGAGATGCCGGTCATCCCCGAGCAGGCAATGGAGTTCCTCTCTCGGACATGGAGCCCTTCCTCCTCGGATCTCTTCCAAATCCTCTCTCCCAGT AGCCTGGGAACATCACCGGTAAACCGTCAGGAAGACGAGGTGATCGGAGACGAAGACGTTGAGGTACATGGGGACACGGTTCGATTTGATGGAGGCAGAAGCCAAGTGTTCAACCAGACATGG GGAATTCTAGCCAGTGGGAAGTCTAGCTCAGGACAGCACAAACATAAGAACCAACCCACCTGGGTAAGGGCATATGTAGCACAGGGAGATGTGACAACACTAAGA CTGAACATGGGACACATGAGGGCAATTCTGAGAGGATACTTGATGGACAGCATCCCCATCGCCGGGAGTCGGAGGAAGAGGCGCGACGAGCTCCGGCTGCACACGGCGCAGGCCCACGCCGCCGTCTCGGTGGCCCAGCTCGCAGCTGCGATCGCCGGCGTCGTGTCAGCTTGCGAGCTGAGGAGCAGCTCTGGGGGTGCTGGGGCTGACAGGAAGCTGAGCACGGTGCTTGCCTCGGCTGCCGCGCTGGTGGCCACCGTCTGTGCCGAGTTCGCGGAGTCTGCCGGTGCCGACAGGTCCCGGGTCACCTCCGCCGTGAAGGCCGGCCTCGACAGCCGCTCCCCCGCCGAGCTGCTCACCCTcaccgccaccgctgccacAT GTCTGAGAGGAGCAGCTGTGCTGAAGCTGAGAGCAGACGTCAGCAGAGGgatcagcagcagcaccagcaactccatgatgatgatgagcacCAATACAGCTAGCATTCAGAAAGGCACAATTCTCAGGGTTTGCCTGCCTTGTG GAAGGTTGCGGCTGAGGACGGTGGCCGTCTTCCCGGAGTGCGGCACGGTGGCTCTGAGGCTGGGGAAGAAGCGCCTGCATGGAGCATTCACAACATACCAGCact ATGAGGTGTTGGCAGTCtctggcggtggcgaggcggtgGTGGATTGTCGGAAGTTCTTCCCCGTGGCGCTGAGCACGGCAGCAGGGAcggtgcagctgctgctggacAACCAGATGCACTGCAAGGTCTGGAAGGCTTCCATCGAGAGCATGCTGTCCGGTCGAAAGCTCAAGCACACCAAATGCTGA
- the LOC4349441 gene encoding VAN3-binding protein isoform X2: MEHLKKGVEFGVASLQRCHSLSCQMAESTQIDERKTGNRCSKEKSRRPKCCHPAEMPVIPEQAMEFLSRTWSPSSSDLFQILSPSSLGTSPVNRQEDEVIGDEDVEVHGDTVRFDGGRSQVFNQTWGILASGKSSSGQHKHKNQPTWLNMGHMRAILRGYLMDSIPIAGSRRKRRDELRLHTAQAHAAVSVAQLAAAIAGVVSACELRSSSGGAGADRKLSTVLASAAALVATVCAEFAESAGADRSRVTSAVKAGLDSRSPAELLTLTATAATCLRGAAVLKLRADVSRGISSSTSNSMMMMSTNTASIQKGTILRVCLPCGRLRLRTVAVFPECGTVALRLGKKRLHGAFTTYQHYEVLAVSGGGEAVVDCRKFFPVALSTAAGTVQLLLDNQMHCKVWKASIESMLSGRKLKHTKC; the protein is encoded by the exons ATGGAGCATCTCAAGAAAGGAGTGGAGTTTGGGGTGGCCTCCCTGCAGAGATGCCATTCTCTGTCGTGTCAAATg GCAGAGAGCACGCAGATCGACGAGCGGAAGACGGGGAACCGATGTAGCAAGGAGAAATCACGGCGTCCGAAATGCTGCCATCCTGCAGAGATGCCGGTCATCCCCGAGCAGGCAATGGAGTTCCTCTCTCGGACATGGAGCCCTTCCTCCTCGGATCTCTTCCAAATCCTCTCTCCCAGT AGCCTGGGAACATCACCGGTAAACCGTCAGGAAGACGAGGTGATCGGAGACGAAGACGTTGAGGTACATGGGGACACGGTTCGATTTGATGGAGGCAGAAGCCAAGTGTTCAACCAGACATGG GGAATTCTAGCCAGTGGGAAGTCTAGCTCAGGACAGCACAAACATAAGAACCAACCCACCTGG CTGAACATGGGACACATGAGGGCAATTCTGAGAGGATACTTGATGGACAGCATCCCCATCGCCGGGAGTCGGAGGAAGAGGCGCGACGAGCTCCGGCTGCACACGGCGCAGGCCCACGCCGCCGTCTCGGTGGCCCAGCTCGCAGCTGCGATCGCCGGCGTCGTGTCAGCTTGCGAGCTGAGGAGCAGCTCTGGGGGTGCTGGGGCTGACAGGAAGCTGAGCACGGTGCTTGCCTCGGCTGCCGCGCTGGTGGCCACCGTCTGTGCCGAGTTCGCGGAGTCTGCCGGTGCCGACAGGTCCCGGGTCACCTCCGCCGTGAAGGCCGGCCTCGACAGCCGCTCCCCCGCCGAGCTGCTCACCCTcaccgccaccgctgccacAT GTCTGAGAGGAGCAGCTGTGCTGAAGCTGAGAGCAGACGTCAGCAGAGGgatcagcagcagcaccagcaactccatgatgatgatgagcacCAATACAGCTAGCATTCAGAAAGGCACAATTCTCAGGGTTTGCCTGCCTTGTG GAAGGTTGCGGCTGAGGACGGTGGCCGTCTTCCCGGAGTGCGGCACGGTGGCTCTGAGGCTGGGGAAGAAGCGCCTGCATGGAGCATTCACAACATACCAGCact ATGAGGTGTTGGCAGTCtctggcggtggcgaggcggtgGTGGATTGTCGGAAGTTCTTCCCCGTGGCGCTGAGCACGGCAGCAGGGAcggtgcagctgctgctggacAACCAGATGCACTGCAAGGTCTGGAAGGCTTCCATCGAGAGCATGCTGTCCGGTCGAAAGCTCAAGCACACCAAATGCTGA
- the LOC4349442 gene encoding LOW QUALITY PROTEIN: disease resistance protein Pik-2 (The sequence of the model RefSeq protein was modified relative to this genomic sequence to represent the inferred CDS: substituted 2 bases at 2 genomic stop codons) produces MGPTQVGPCRAWVGPKRRAVGRALWPTILVSTVGQLLGEEYRXLSGVRGEVAELRDELATMNALFRMXSEADDGAAVDHFIREWMKQVRELAYDAEDCVGLYWLRIRCRPGDGVRGRLKHRLQTYRERRCLAAEISALSISERHARYGVNRDALADALVELLIKQQLVGEQHVKVFSIVGFGGVGKSTLGEEVCRLLEMEFPYRAIVSVSQAFDPTSRDRRSDLMELLKRVFRQVVEVKAENEILLNGRRRTFAPKYLIMVDDIWTIRAWEAIQSVLCDNNRGSRIIVTTRIEAVAKACSPAIGGHHIHHTQPLEFEDSKKLFLSRTFVNKECPEELEDVMENILKRCGGLPLAIVSIASVLAGYTSPGSKDKWESIYKSIGSHMESNPTLEGMRQILALNYNHLPHELKGCMMYFSIFPEDYEVNKNRLLWRWIAEGLVTEKRGLSLMEVAESYLDDLVNRNMIQLREDIEYYWKAQMYRVHDMFLEVMVSKSLESNFASLLGGQYATMSYDRIRRLSIQGDDDRLENAEQPRKNTAASAGVDDGILDLEHVRSLSMFQHTGKKLLDQLGKFRLLRVLDLEGFKGALTKDHMGYICRLYLLSFLSLKGIEVEEVPSEIGKLEHLQTLDVRQTSVRGLPDTVTKLYKLERLQISYNGDANLMWKLPLELKKMKMLREVGFSVLGNHLQVAQDVGELDHLQEMVVYVDDITFDDNVLTEFANSLSKLYSLRRLIIGDVGYGKTLNFLDQLPSPPQLLRHLMIAGGIDRLPSWIMSLTYLVQFNMSWGKVAGDQLFDVLCELPSLETICIHNYCYEGNVLVARTRHRFPELITLRIASGSKLPNVIRFENGTMPKLENLLVNFTDNDEKKIIGIRHLTSLKEVQLWGNESNLALHRALKHLKSENKRRLFESSSQFQIVVKYE; encoded by the exons ATGGGCCCGAcccaagtcgggccgtgccgtgcttgggtcgggccaaaaaggcgtgccgtgggccgggccttatggccaactatacTTGTGAGCACGGTTGGGCAGCTGCTGGGTGAGGAGTACCGGTAGCTCAGCGGCGTCCGCGGCGAGGTCGCGGAGCTGCGGGACGAGCTGGCCACCATGAACGCGCTCTTCCGGATGTAGTCTgaggccgacgacggcgccgccgtggacCACTTCATCCGGGAGTGGATGAAGCAGGTGCGCGAGCTCGCCTACGACGCCGAGGACTGCGTCGGCCTCTATTGGCTCCGCATCAGGTGCCGCCCGGGCGACGGCGTGCGCGGCAGGTTGAAGCACCGCCTCCAGACCTACCGCGAGCgccgctgcctcgccgccgAGATAAGCGCCCTCTCCATCAGCGAGCGCCACGCCCGGTACGGCGTCAACCGCGACGCCCTG GCGGACGCCCTGGTCGAGCTGCTGATCAAGCAGCAGCTCGTCGGGGAGCAGCATGTCAAGGTGTTCTCCATCGTGGGgttcggcggcgtcggcaagtCGACGCTGGGCGAGGAAGTGTGCCGGCTGCTGGAGATGGAGTTCCCGTACCGAGCGATCGTGTCCGTGTCTCAGGCGTTCGATCCCACCAGCAGGGACCGCCGCAGTGACCTCATGGAGCTTCTCAAGCGCGTGTTTCGGCAGGTCGTTGAGGTCAAGGCGGAGAATGAGATACTCCTCAACGGTCGAAGGAGGACCTTCGCTCCGAA GTACCTCATTATGGTGGATGACATATGGACCATACGAGCGTGGGAGGCAATCCAATCCGTGTTGTGCGATAACAACCGCGGCAGCAGAATAATCGTGACCACTAGGATAGAGGCTGTGGCCAAAGCATGCAGTCCTGCTATTGGTGGGCACCATATTCATCATACGCAACCCCTCGAGTTTGAAGACTCCAAGAAGTTGTTCCTCAGCAGAACATTTGTCAACAAGGAGTGTCCCGAGGAGCTGGAAGATGTAATGGAGAATATTTTGAAGAGGTGCGGTGGCCTGCCATTGGCCATTGTTAGCATTGCTAGCGTTTTGGCAGGTTACACGTCACCAGGAAGCAAGGACAAATGGGAATCAATCTACAAATCAATTGGTTCTCATATGGAGAGCAACCCAACCCTTGAAGGGATGAGGCAAATACTTGCACTCAACTACAACCACCTGCCTCATGAGCTCAAGGGTTGCATGATGTACTTTAGCATCTTCCCAGAGGATTATGAGGTCAACAAGAATCGGCTCTTGTGGAGATGGATTGCCGAAGGATTGGTTACGGAGAAACGGGGCTTGTCCCTAATGGAGGTTGCAGAGTCCTATCTGGATGACCTGGTCAATAGGAACATGATTCAATTGCGTGAAGATATCGAGTACTATTGGAAGGCCCAGATGTACCGTGTCCATGACATGTTCCTTGAGGTCATGGTGTCCAAGTCCCTGGAATCTAATTTTGCTAGCCTGCTAGGAGGGCAGTATGCAACAATGTCGTATGATAGGATTCGTCGCCTCTCCATTCAGGGCGATGATGACAGGCTTGAGAATGCAGAGCAGCCTAGGAAAAATACGGCAGCATCCGCAGGCGTAGATGATGGGATACTGGATTTGGAGCATGTTCGATCACTAAGCATGTTTCAGCATACAGGGAAGAAATTGCTCGATCAACTTGGCAAATTCAGGCTGCTGAGGGTACTTGACCTGGAAGGTTTCAAGGGCGCCCTGACTAAGGATCATATGGGTTATATTTGCAGGTTGTACCTGCTTAGTTTCTTAAGCTTAAAGGGCATAGAAGTCGAGGAGGTTCCAAGTGAAATCGGGAAGCTAGAACATCTGCAGACACTTGATGTACGTCAGACGTCAGTTCGCGGGCTGCCAGATACCGTGACGAAGCTGTATAAACTCGAGCGCCTACAGATCTCCTATAACGGTGATGCCAATCTAATGTGGAAGCTACCCCTGGAGCttaagaagatgaagatgctgCGAGAGGTGGGCTTCTCAGTCCTCGGAAACCATCTCCAGGTTGCACAAGATGTTGGTGAGCTAGATCATCTTCAAGAGATGGTtgtctacgtcgacgacatcacCTTCGACGACAATGTTCTCACAGAGTTCGCTAATTCTTTGAGCAAGTTATACTCACTCCGGCGCCTCATCATCGGAGACGTGGGCTACGGCAAGACTCTGAACTTTCTCGACCAGCTCCCCTCGCCGCCACAACTTCTCCGGCACCTTATGATCGCCGGTGGCATCGATAGGTTGCCCAGCTGGATCATGTCGCTCACATACCTTGTTCAGTTCAACATGTCGTGGGGGAAAGTTGCTGGTGACCAGCTATTCGATGTCCTGTGTGAGTTGCCCAGCCTCGAGACCATCTGCATTCACAATTATTGCTACGAGGGCAATGTTCTAGTTGCACGCACTAGACACAGGTTTCCGGAGCTCATCACTTTAAGAATAGCCTCTGGATCAAAGCTTCCCAATGTTATTCGGTTTGAGAATGGAACCATGCCAAAGCTCGAGAACCTGCTAGTTAACTTCACTGACAATGATGAGAAGAAGATTATTGGCATCAGGCACCTGACCAGCCTCAAAGAGGTACAGCTCTGGGGTAACGAGAGCAACCTTGCACTACATCGTGCACTGAAGCATCTCAAGAGTGAGAACAAGAGGCGCCTTTTTGAGTCCAGTAGCCAGTTTCAAATTGTAGTGAAATACGAGTGA